In Pikeienuella piscinae, the sequence TTCCGGTGCTGAACCGCATTGGTGTAGGGGTGAAGAAGCGCTTCGACGTCGCGCGTCTGCGCGTTGCTGAGCGGGCCGTCCATGGCCATGATCGTCCTCCGTGAAAAATCTCCGTGCGATACAGCGCCGATCCGTCGCCCGGCGCAAGGTGGAGGTTTCACAACTCTGGTCAACCCTGCGATCAGCCATTAGGAAAGTCGGATGATCGCGCGGCTGCTCGCATTTTCGGTGCATCTCTTCACCGCCTCGGGCGCGTTTCTCGCATTTCTGGCGATGCTCGCCGCAATGCGCGGCGCATGGGCGGAGATGTTCGCCTGGCTCGGCGCGGCGCTGGTCGTCGACGGGGTGGACGGGCCGATGGCGCGCAAGCTCAGGGTCGCAGCGCGCGCGGCCCGCTGGTCGGGGGTCATCCTCGACCTGATCGTCGATTATCTAACCTATGTCTTCATCCCGGCGGTGGCGCTGGTGACTTCGGGGACGATGTACTACCCGCTGGCCATTCCGGCGGCGGCGATCATCATCATCACCGGCGCGATCTACTTCGCAGATACGCGAATGAAAACGCGGGACGCCAGCTTCCAGGGTTTTCCCGGCTGCTGGAACATGGTCGTGCTGGTGCTCTTCGCGACGGATCTGACCAACGCCACAGGGTTCTGGATCATCCTGTTGATCAGCGTCACACAGTTCATGCCGCTCCGGTTCGTGCATCCGGTGCGCACAAAGCTGTGGCGCAACGTCTCGCTCCCGGTCTGCTGCGCATGGGTCGCTTTCGCCGGCTGGGCCTGCTGGACGCATTTCCAGCAGCCGTTCATCTGCACTCTCGGGCTGATGGCGTCGTCGATCTATCTGTTGACGGTTGGCGTCGTCCAGCAGGCGATGGGTCTCGGCCGGGCCGAATAGAGCGCCGCATCCGCCGCGCCGCGCCGGCCAGGTTCCGCCCGAGGCGCGTTGCAAACGGCGCGTCTCTGGCGGTCGGCTCGGGAGCGTCTGAATCTCAGGCGAGCGCGGCGGCGCAACGGTTGCAGATATCGGGATGGGCTGCGCCGCCAACTTCCGGCAGCACCTTCCAGCAGCGCGCGCATTTCGCGCCCGACGCCAGCGCCGGGACAACCGCGACGCCGGGGACCTCGTCCAGCCGGAAGGCGTCCGCCGGCCCTTCGCCCGCCTCTATCCGGATGCCGGAGGTGATGCAGAGATCGGCGAAATCAACTTCATGCAGATGCCCGCGCGCCGCGTCGTCGGCGACGAAGACCGCGGGCGCCGCCTCCAGCGAGGCGCCGATGCGCTTTTCGCGACGTTCGACCTCCAGCGCGCCGGTGACGACGCGGCGGACGCGGCGGATCGCCTCCCATCGCGAAGCGAGCGACGGGTCGCGCCAGTCCGGCGTTTCCGGGAAGTCCTGCAGATGGATCGAACTTTCCTCCCCCGGAAACCGCTCGAGCCAGACCTCCTCCATGGTGAAGACGAGGATCGGCGCCAGCCACGCGGTCAGCCGGTGGAAGAGAATGTCGAGCACGGTCCGCGCCGCGCGCCGACGGAGCGAATCCGGCGCATCGCAATAAAGCGCGTCCTTGCGGATGTCGAAATAGAGCGTCGAGAGATCGACCGTACAGAACTGAAAGAGCTGCTGGAAGACATGCGAGAACGCGTAATCGCCATAGCCGCCGCGCACGATCCGGTCGAGCTCGGCCACGCGGTGCAGCACCCAGCGCTCCAGCTCCGGCATCTCGGCCGGGTCTACACGCTCGACCTCGGAGAACCCGTCGAGATTACCAAGGATGAAGCGCAGCGAATTCCTGAGTCGCCGGTAGCTGTCGGCGACGCCCTTCAGGATTTCCGGGCTGATCCGCTGGTCGGCGGTGTAGTCGGACTGCGCCACCCACAGGCGGAGGATATCGGCGCCGTACTGCTTCACCACCGCTTCGGGAACGAT encodes:
- a CDS encoding CDP-alcohol phosphatidyltransferase family protein; protein product: MIARLLAFSVHLFTASGAFLAFLAMLAAMRGAWAEMFAWLGAALVVDGVDGPMARKLRVAARAARWSGVILDLIVDYLTYVFIPAVALVTSGTMYYPLAIPAAAIIIITGAIYFADTRMKTRDASFQGFPGCWNMVVLVLFATDLTNATGFWIILLISVTQFMPLRFVHPVRTKLWRNVSLPVCCAWVAFAGWACWTHFQQPFICTLGLMASSIYLLTVGVVQQAMGLGRAE